The sequence ctctgcggcgactcccagactccaccactcactccccgccacctccacctcccagtaatgtctccccgatgtgaatccctccgatcccagcacacacgGCCTGACTGTAAACCTCTTCCCGGTGTCAGGGAGACTCCTCACGGTCCCGGTCCATCTCACACTCTTCCGATCCTCAGACACCTCGAGCCGCGCAtgcgctgtttccacatccagggtgacggagactggggggagaagcagagaatcagagagtccccgggggtcggggggagactCGGGCACAGGCGGGCGGACAACTGACACCTTGCCCGGGGTTTCACCCACAACCACATCGGGTGGACAATAGACATCTCTAATGTGTTTTTAtccagggatggagaggggaatttcgtgaggtgggggagggtggacgGGGAGGACGAGTGCGGAGAGTGAGGAGGATTGCGAGGATTGCGGTGGGGATGGAGGAATGAAGCGGCCTATTCACATGTGGAGGCAGATTGGAGCAAGAGGATATTGAGGTGAGTgactatagataatagacaataggtgcagcagtaggccattcggcccttcaaccattcaatgtgatcatggctgatcatccccaatcagtaccccgttcctgccttctccccatatcccttaactccgctatttttaagagccctatctagctctctcttgaaagtatccagagaaccggcctccaccgccctctgaggcagagaattccacaaactcacaactctctgtgagaaaaagtgtttcctcgtctccattctaaatggcttaccccttattcttaaactgtgtgtggcccctggttctgtgtgtggcccctaatttccgctatcctgggaattaacctggtgaacctacgctgggctccctcaatagcaagaatgtccttcctcaaattaggggaccaaaactgcacacaatactccaggtgtggtctcactagggctctgtacaactgcagggcctctttgctcctatactgaacgcctcttgttataaaggccaacatgcctttcgctttcttcactgcctgctgtacctgcatgcttactttcattgactgatgtgcgcatgactgactgcaaaggtttttatagatatgtgataataatgagattagttaaaacaaatgtaggtcccttgcagtcagaaacaggtgagttgatcatggggaacaaggatatggcggaccaattgaataactactttggttccgtcttcactaaggaagacataaataatttgacggaaatagcaggggaccgcgggtcaaatgagttggaggaattgagtgaaatccaggttagccgggaagtgctgttgggtaaattgaatggattaaaggccgataaatccccagggccagataggctgcatcccagagtacttaaggaagtagctccagaaatagtggatgcattagtaataatctttcaaaactctttagattctggagtagttcttgaggattggcgggtagcaaatgtaaccccactttttaagaagggagggagagagaaaacggggaattacagaccagttagtctaacatcggtagtggggaaactgctaaagtcagttattaaagatgggatagcaacacatttggaaagtggtgaaatcattggacaaagtcagcatggatttacgaaaggtaaatcatgtctgacgaatcttatagaatttttcgaggatgtaactagtagcgtggataggggagaaccagtggatgtggtgtatctggacttccagaaggctttcgacaaggtcccacataagagattagtatacaaacttaaagtacacagcattgggggttcagtattgatgtggatagagaactggctggcaaacaggaagcaaagagtaggagtaaacggatccttttcacaatggcaggcagtgactagtgggataccgcaagctcagtgctgggacctcagctattttcaatatatattaatgatctggatgagggaattgaaggcaatatctccaagtttgcggatgacactaagctggggggcagtgttagctgtgaggaggatgctaggagactgcaaggtgacttggataggctgggtgagtgggcaaatgtttggcagatgcagtataatgtggataaatgtgaggttatccattttggtggcaaaaacaggaaagcagactattatctaaatggtggccgatgaggaaaaggggagatgcagcgagacctgggtgtcatggtgcaccagtcattgaaagtaggcatgcaggtgcagcaggcagtgaagaaagcgaatggtatgttagctttcatagcaaaaggatttgagtataggagcaggaaggttctactgcagttgtacagggtcttggtgaggccacacctggagtattgcgtacagttttggtctccaaatctgaggaaggacattattgccatagagggagtgcagagaaggttcaccagaccgattcctgggatgtcaggactgtcttatgaagaaagactggatagacttggtttatactctctagaatttaggagattgcgaggggatcttatagaaacttacaaaattcttaaggtgttggacaggctagatgcaggaagattgctcccgatgttggggaagtccaggacaaggggtcacagcttcaggataagggggaaatcctttaaaaccgagatgagaagaacttttttcacacagaaagtggtgaatctctggaactctctgccgcagagggtagtcgaggccagttcattggctatatttaagagggagttagatgtggcccttgtggctaaggggatcagagggtatggagagaaggcaggtacgggataatgagttggatgatcagccacgatcatattgaatggcggtgcaggctcgaagggccgaatggcctctactcctgcacctattttctatgtttctatgtggtaggcggcgcgactctcgtcagcagcggcctctgcagcccatctgcgtttttattattttttgtctattttttaatgtagtttttgttatttttttgttggggtatgtgtgtgggggggtgggggtgtgggagtgagggggtaacttttaaatctctccctgcatgggagacccgaccttttctttgttgggtctccgttgtcgttggggctgcaacgaggagcggcctccaacaggaagaccgggggctctggtgctgactactcacctcaccatcgcggagctggccgagtccagagcgggtggagcggtggtggagcgctgctgctgctgcggcccgacctctggagattcggaggctgcaactgcgggtctggcggacggtggcaccgggagcccgcgggtccctggtgggagaccgcttttcagggctcccgcaacggtgacttctcccgcctgagttgcggggttgaagagctcctggagcggggccttacagcaccgccccgcgctgcttggaatggccgcgggactctgcgagggcacgccgggggctctaacatcaagaacccggtgtgcgacctcgcaccacccggcgtggctttaatggccgcgggacaatcgccatcgccatcgcctgaggctttgactttgactctgacatcgggggggggggggggggcaggggggggggcagtgcagtggagagataagtttatttggccttccatcacagcaatgtgatgcatgtttctgtaaattatgttgtgtcttgggtctatttgtttgtaatgtatggctgcagaaacggcatttcgtttggacctcaaggggtccaaatgacaaataaattgtatcttgtatcttgtatcttgtatgaacaaggacccccaatgGTAATTTGGAAATTTGAGGTTGTTAAAGAGGAGATAGAGGCGTGGGGAGGAAtcaccatgatcatagtgaatgggggGGAGACATGAGGGGCCAGATGACCTGCCCCTGTTTCTTTGagtggagggtgagagagagggggaggggaggcttggaccatggaaggaagcagaggttgaaTAATCGGGTGTTAGACAGAATGGGTGGAGACTTGTGGTCGTGGGGTCGCTGAAAGATGGGATTCACGGGTTGATTTGATGGGTGTGTACAACTGAGAACACACTGATCTCATTGTGAACCAATATATGAACTTCACTGAGGGACTTGACAATGTTGCGCATGTAAGGCTGGTCCAGAAAGCGAAGGCAGGTGGGATCCAAGGCGAGCTGGTGAAATGGATCCACAATTGGCTTGGTGGTTGGAGGTGGAAGGTAGCGGTAGAAGGATGATTTTTCTGCCTGGAGATCTGTGACTGGTGGAGTGCAGCAGAGATCGGTGCTGCAACCATTGCTGTTTATGTTATATGTTCATGACTTGGATGTGAATGCATGAGGTGTGATTAGTAAGTCTGTGGAAGACTCAGACATTGTGGATATCGGGGAAGGTTGTCAAAGTCACAAACAATTTTGTAAAGTTCGAGGGCATCAGTTTAAGTTGTGAAGGTAAAGTCTACAATGTTCTTGAACGGCAATGTTTTCAGGCACTGGATGGTGGAGAGATAGCTGCCTTAGGAGGTGTTGGAGTCGAATACAATATCTCTTGGCAATGTTTGCACGTGTGTTACTAAAATACATTATAAACAGGAAGAGATGAAAATGGACATGTTTTACCTCGCTTAATGGCAGATGTTTCTCTCCACAGCATGTTCATCAAAAAGTGGGGATCGTATTTTTCAATCGGCAAGGCAGCGTCTGTCACTGAGAGTGTTTTCTCTTCATCACTAACCCTGCAAATATTTAGCAGCTGGTTATCAACTGAGCCTCAACAATTTTTTTCAGCTGTTCTACACAAACATGCAGTGTATCAGGCAAGATCATGTCTTACCTCCTCTTCCTACCAGCTTCCTCCTGcaagaaataaaacacaaatcttgAGTAGACTGAGACGGGACATCCACATCCCGACAGCAGGATTTTCACACAAATTACAACAAACCCCAGAAATGTTCCATTGCCCAACATATATTGTCATTgtcacagagacaatgaaattggATATTGCCGTCGAGATTCTACAAGTGTATTAACAGCAAAATAATAACTAGGCGGAGACTTGGTCCCTTTAAGAGCAAAATGATAATTTAGGATAGAATAGGTCCCTTTAAGTGCTGGCGACCTTAAAGCATGTTAAGGGGGATAAATCACAGGGGTTGATTAAgtgcatagaaacacagaaaataagtgcaggagtaggccattcggcccttcgagcctgcaccaccattcaatatgatcatggctgatcatccaactcagtatcctgaacctgccttctctccataccccctgatccctttagccactagggccacatctacccctcttacatatagccaatgaactggcctcaactaccttctgtggcagagagttccagagattcaccactctctgtgtgaaaaatgtttttctcatctcggtcctaaaggatttcccctttatccttaaactgtgaacccttgtcctggacttccccaacatcgggaacaatcttcctgcatctagcctgtccaaccccttaagaattttgtacgtttcaagaagatgccctctcaatcttctaaattctagcgtgtacaagccgagtctatccagtctttcttcatatgaaagtcctgacatcccaggaatcagtctggtgaaccttctctgtactccctctatggcaagaatgtctttcctcagacttggagaccaaaactgtacgtaatactctaggtgtggtctcaccaaagctgCCTTCAACAGATCGGGTTAACGCCACAAAATTATTTCCCACTAAAGAGGAACGTACGACAAACTTTCCACATGATCTTTTGTAGGAATATCAAACAGCCACTAACTCAGTGACAAGATCACAGTAACTCATCCCAAGGAGACTCCAGGCAGTACAGAGATCCCACAGATTATGCAGGATGACCTTTAGTTTGGGAACAACAGCAGCACAGCTCTGGAACAGAAGGAACATTTACCCAGTTCCGAATTACTGGCaaatgcagcatttatttcagaaatgtcacccaccatTTTGTGACTGTGCACTTTCACTTCACCAAACTATAGTGTAACCCCTCACCTTCAGAAACACCAGACTGTCTTTTTGATCAAGCTGTTGCTGCAACTTTAAGAGTTTCTCCTGAATGGAACTTAAATTGTCTTGAATCTTTCCAAGATTTTTCTCCATTGTATTTAGAATCTTCTTCTCGTCCTCCCGGATATCTGCCAGTGCGCGCTGCTCTTTCTCAGTGAGAATCTGGTGCAGTTCAGCATAGTGGGATGTGATCTTGGACTGAAGGTTGTGTGACTGTTCCTGTGAAATGAAAGGTGAAGAACAATATATAATGTCACTGGTTGTGTTACCTCACGACTTTGACCGTGACATTTGCCCTGTGCATTGTTTTACTTGCGTTAACAATTCAATAGTTTGTCGAACCCGCTCACCAGAACTAGGAGACAGCAGCACTACTTGTGTAACTGCGCTGCCCTATTATTACACACATCACAGGGATCAAATCTACACAAGATCAGGAAATCAAAATTGGGAAGCCTCACCAGAACTCCAgaaatcttctgtttctgttgctgctccattcGTTGAATCCCTGATTCCTTTTTTGTGAGAGACTGGATGGAAGATTTCACCTGATCCTGGGATTGCGATTTGAAAATCAGATAATTAAACTGTTGAACAATAAAGATGGAATTAAAATGATGTGATTAAATTCAGTTTGCATGTACCTTGTAGGTTTCAACAGCTTCTTTAACCGGCATAAAGCTGTGAGACTTGTGTTCCCGCGCATCTGCACAAACCAGGCAGATCAGTTTCTTGTCcgtttcacaaaacagcttcagttcttcctgatgtttCTCGCACTGAAGTTTACTTTCCTTCTCTGTCAGATTCAGGCTCAGTGTTCGAACTTTCTCAAACAGTCTACCCAAAGCCCGATTCACCTTGAGGGTGCGGCCTGTAAACACctctctacattccgggcaggagtttctcctctccctgccccaactctgtgtgatacaggagcggcagaagttgtgcccaCACTCCAGCGTCACCGGATCGGTGAAGGaatccaggcagatgggacaaactgCCTCCTTGGTCCAACTCTCTAACCTGTCTTTCGCAGCCATGTTAAGTCCGCCCTTCTCTGTTAAGTCCTCCACTTCCCGGTTCAAAATGTTTTCCACTGCGCGCGCTGCCGTCCCGGGGGAATGAATGTTATTGGGCTGCGagtgttcagtgttcagtgtCCTGGCCACTCCCATCTAATCACACACGAGGGAGGAGTCAGTTAGACATGAAACCGGCCTGAATATAGACGAAAGCGGAGAATTTTGCTGGATgcagtctctagcccagagtgtgggaatcgaggaccagacaaagtttcaatgtgaaggggaaaagttgctaagaatccgaggggtaacttttccacacaaacgatgttgggtgtatggaacaggctgccagaggaggtgtgtgtaggaaggaactgctgatgatgctggtttaaaacgaatataggcacaaacagctggagtaactcagcgggacaggcagcatctctggagagaaggaatgggtgatgtttgcggtcgagacccttcttcagatagacacCAGAGCAGGTAGTCTAGGCTGGGACCATACCATCGTTTAAAAAATAAACAGTtaaattgataggacaggtttgggaggatatggaccaagcgcaggcaggtgggaatggtgtagctgggacatgttggccggtgtgggcaagttgggccgaagggcctgtttccacactgtatcattccatTACTCTAGGCTGACACaacgtgctgtagtaactcagcgtgtcatagaaacatagaaaatacgtgcggGAGTattccattcggcccctcgagacggcaccgccattcaatatggtcacggctgatcatctaaaatcagtacaccgttcctgctttttctcccatatcccttgattccgttagccctgagagctatatctaactcttgaaaacatccagtgaattggcctccattgtcctctgtggcagagaattccacagattctcaactctctgggtgaataagtttgtccacatctccgttgtaaatggcctcccccttatacttaaactgtgacccctggttctggactcccccaacatcggcaacatgtttcctgcatctaacctgtccaaatccATTAAGAATGTCATATTGTTCGAGAATatcgccctctcatccttctaaattccagtgaatacaagcccagccgacccattctCTCATCACACAGTATGTCCGTCCCGCCTGCAGGATGAGGTGACAGCGCTTGCACTCTGTACTGTTTGTTAACAGAGCTGTGTTTTTAACTTCAAGatcgacacgaaatgctggagtaactcagcgggactggcagtcgtctctggaaagaaggaatgggtgacggaccTGGTCGGGTCCCCCTTCtctctgaacccccccccccccccccccccccccccccccccccccgtgacattGAGAacgatttaaaatattttttttaaagttgtcaGTGAGACTTAAAGAGACGTGTGGAGCTTCTTGAGCGGTTGGAGGCAGGCGGCGGGCGCTAGGACCCGGGTGAGCACAGGGCTGATCGCGGGAGCGAGCGCGGCTGGCCGGCTCCCATTGAAGCGGACGGTGGTGCGCGGGCACGGGGGAGACGCAGCGCTGGGACTGGGTGGGTCGGGCGGCCGCGGGgtccgctcgctcgctcgctctcaCGCCGGAGACCAAAGTGAAGGCGGAGCGGGCAGCGGCAGCTTAGCGCAGCAATAGAGCAGAGCCCAGCGCCTTGTGGccgagtctgtctgtctgtctgtctgtctgtctgtctgtctgtctgtctgtctgtctgtctgtctatctgtcgcCGATCTATCTATCGAGGGGTCCTGAGCGagggcaagggggaggggggggggggggaggtctacAGATTAGCAAGGACCTGCAGATAGGCGAGCTGTTCTTCACAAGCCCCCGATTGTTTTCTAAGGGCACACATGAAGCTGACGGCGCAGCAGGCGGCACAAACAGCGGTGGGAGATAGtggcgagggggagagagtggcgtGGAttagagagcggggagagagagagagagcgggaaggacaattaaattcttgtttgctgcagcacaacacaatatgtaaacataatacagaacaggagataaaagttcagtgtgtctatagaccatagaccgtatatatatacacaataaataaacagatacagtgcaataggctgttataattcagagtttgtttgatgttgtgtttaatagtctaatggctgtggggaagcagctattcctgaacctggacgttagttttcaggctcctgtaccttctatctgatggCAGCggtgaaatgagtgcgtggccaggatggtgtgggtcttttataattttgtgaattgcgtactgttttggtcccctaatttgaggaaagacattcttgccacagagggagtacagagaaggttcaccagactgattcctgtgatgtcagggctttcatatgaagaaagactggatagactcggcttgtactcgctggaatttagaagattgaggggggggatcttatagaaacttacaaaattcttaaggggttggacaggctagatgcaggaagattgttcgtgatgttggggaagtccagaacaaggggtcacagtttaaggataaggggggagtcttttagcaccgagatgaggaaaacatttttcacacagagagtggtgaatttttggaattctctgccgcagatggtagttgaggccacagttcattggctatatttaagagggatttagatgtggcccttgtggctaaagggatcagggggtatggagagaaggcagatactgagttggatgatcagccatgatcatattgaatggcgggtgcaggctcgaagggccgaatggcctctactcctgcacctattgtctatgtttctatgatactgccagcctttttgaggcagcgactgcgatagatcccctcgatggtggggaggtcagagccggtgatggactgggcagtggtcacaacattttcCAATTCTCCCACTCGCCTTACGGTCTCCGCCTGTATTCTCTCTTTGTCCcgacccctgacatcagtctggagaagggtctcgacccgaaacgtcacccattctttctctccatagacgctgcctctcccgctgagttactccagcatttcgtgtctccaCTCAACCTTTCCTCCATCTCAGCTACAAAACACCACGGGACCCCTCTTGCACCGCGATAGATTTAGTTTCTAGTTGTGTTTTACACTGGTGTTTTGTTCCTGCACAACCATTTGTGTAAGTTAAATATCATTGATGTTCTCGTGTATGGCTTTGTGTCTCTGTTGCCCGTGAATCTAGTGCAAGCGAGATGTTCATTGTCCTGAACCTCGCCGTACTGGTGCAGAGCTCCCGCTCAGACTTTCctgttctgtggctgagaatcGTAGAGTCATGAAATGAtggatgcaacgtggaaacaaaccattcggctcaacttgcccacgctggcgaacatgtcccagctacagtagtcccacctagtTCATAGTCCAAActtgccctagtgagaccacacctggagtattgtgtacagttttggtcccctcatttgaggaaggacattcttgctattgtgggaatgcagcgtaggtttacaaggttaattcccgggatggcgggactgtcatatgctgagagaatggaactgcTGGGTTTGTAAACTCtgacgtttagaaggatgagaggtgatcatattgaaacatatacgctTATTCAGAATTtgaacacgccagaggcaggaaacatgttcccgatgttggggg comes from Leucoraja erinacea ecotype New England unplaced genomic scaffold, Leri_hhj_1 Leri_71S, whole genome shotgun sequence and encodes:
- the LOC129694598 gene encoding zinc-binding protein A33-like, translated to MAAKDRLESWTKEAVCPICLDSFTDPVTLECGHNFCRSCITQSWGRERRNSCPECREVFTGRTLKVNRALGRLFEKVRTLSLNLTEKESKLQCEKHQEELKLFCETDKKLICLVCADAREHKSHSFMPVKEAVETYKDQVKSSIQSLTKKESGIQRMEQQQKQKISGVLEQSHNLQSKITSHYAELHQILTEKEQRALADIREDEKKILNTMEKNLGKIQDNLSSIQEKLLKLQQQLDQKDSLVFLKEEAGRKRRVSDEEKTLSVTDAALPIEKYDPHFLMNMLWRETSAIKRVSVTLDVETAHARLEVSEDRKSVRWTGTVRSLPDTGKRFTVRPCVLGSEGFTSGRHYWEVEVAGSEWWSLGVAAESVERKRRVTLSPETGVWSIRRCGDVFVADTDPPSPLPARPIPGRVGVYLSYESGTVSFYDADTKSHLHTFTGNKFTEKLYPFFWPWDENWLRICSGSAPGV